One stretch of Prunus persica cultivar Lovell chromosome G1, Prunus_persica_NCBIv2, whole genome shotgun sequence DNA includes these proteins:
- the LOC18788884 gene encoding bifunctional dihydroflavonol 4-reductase/flavanone 4-reductase: MGPESESVCVTGASGFIGSWLVMRLLERGYTVRATVRDPTNQKKVKHLLELPKAETHLTLWKADLADEGSFDEAIQGCTGVFHVATPMDFESKDPENEVIKPTINGVLDILKACLKAKTVRRLVFTSSAGTVNVEEHQKSYYDETDWSDVEFCRSVKMTGWMYFASKTLAEQAAWKFAKENNIDFITIIPTLVIGPFLMPSMPPSLITGLSPLTGNTSHYSIIKRGQFVHLDDLCLSHIYLYEHPKAEGRYICSSHDATIYDIAKLLREKYPEYNIPTKFDNIEENLTNIHFSSKKLTDHGFEFKYSLEDMFVGAVDTCRARGLIPIPAEKHEADDNTVVDVKVSG, encoded by the exons ATGGGGCCAGAGTCTGAATCTGTTTGTGTGACGGGCGCTTCCGGTTTCATCGGCTCATGGCTCGTCATGAGACTCTTAGAGCGCGGTTACACTGTTCGAGCCACCGTGCGGGATCCTA CGAATCAGAAGAAGGTGAAGCATCTGCTGGAGTTGCCAAAGGCCGAGACGCACTTGACGCTGTGGAAGGCTGACCTGGCGGACGAGGGAAGCTTTGATGAAGCCATTCAAGGCTGCACCGGAGTGTTCCATGTCGCCACTCCTATGGATTTTGAGTCCAAAGACCCCGAG AACGAAGTGATCAAGCCAACAATAAATGGGGTGCTAGACATCCTCAAGGCATGCCTCAAGGCAAAAACAGTTCGAAGGCTGGTGTTTACATCCTCAGCAGGAACCGTGAATGTCGAAGAGCACCAGAAGTCATACTATGACGAAACCGACTGGAGCGATGTTGAATTTTGCCGCTCTGTCAAAATGACTGGTTGG ATGTACTTCGCCTCCAAGACTCTAGCTGAGCAAGCTGCATGGAAGTTTgccaaagaaaacaacattgaTTTCATTACCATTATCCCAACTCTTGTGATTGGCCCATTTCTCATGCCATCCATGCCACCAAGCCTCATCACCGGACTTTCCCCACTCACTG GAAATACATCTCATTATTCGATTATAAAGCGAGGGCAGTTCGTTCACTTGGACGACCTCTGCCTCTCTCACATATACTTGTACGAGCACCCTAAAGCTGAGGGCCGCTACATTTGTTCTTCCCATGATGCTACAATTTACGACATTGCAAAATTGCTGAGAGAAAAATACCCCGAGTACAATATTCCCACAAA GTTCGATAACATTGAGGAGAACTTGACCAATatccatttttcttcaaagaagTTGACGGACCACGGGTTTGAGTTCAAATACAGCTTGGAGGACATGTTCGTAGGGGCTGTTGATACCTGCAGAGCAAGGGGTTTGATCCCAATTCCTGCTGAGAAACATGAGGCTGACGACAACACCGTCGTCGATGTCAAAGTCTCCGGTTAA